The following are encoded in a window of Kogia breviceps isolate mKogBre1 chromosome 10, mKogBre1 haplotype 1, whole genome shotgun sequence genomic DNA:
- the GLO1 gene encoding lactoylglutathione lyase encodes MAQPQTASGGLTDEAALGCCSDPDPSTKDFLLQQTMLRIKDPKKSLDFYTRVLGMTLLQKLDFPTMKFSLYFLAYEDKNDIPRDKDERVAWAFSRKATLELTHNWGTEDDEAQSYHSGNSDPRGFGHIGIAVPDVHGACKRFEELGVKFVKKPDDGKMKGLAFIQDPDGYWIEILNPNKMITII; translated from the exons ATGGCACAACCGCAGACCGCGTCCGGCGGCCTCACCGACGAGGCCGCCCTCGGCTGCTGCTCCGACCCGGATCCCAGCACCAAG gattttctcttgcAGCAGACTATGCTGCGAATTAAGGATCCTAAGAAGTCATTGGACTTTTATACTAGAGTTCTTGGAATGAC ACTACTCCAAAAATTAGATTTTCCCACTATGAAATTTTCACTCTATTTCTTGGCTTATGAGGATAAAAATGACATCCCAAGAGATAAAGATGAAAGAGTAGCATGGGCATTCTCCAGAAAAGCTACACTTGAACTGACACA CAATTGGGGCACTGAAGATGATGAGGCCCAGAGTTACCACAGTGGCAATTCAGACCCTCGGGGATTTG GTCACATTGGAATTGCTGTTCCTGATGTTCACGGTGCTTGTAAAAGATTTGAAGAACTGGGAGTCAAATTTGTGAAGAAACCTGATGATG GTAAAATGAAAGGCCTGGCATTTATTCAAGATCCTGATGGCTACTGGATTGAAATTTTGAATCCTAACAAAATGATAACTATTATTTAG